A region from the Arachis ipaensis cultivar K30076 chromosome B01, Araip1.1, whole genome shotgun sequence genome encodes:
- the LOC107626694 gene encoding putative glucose-6-phosphate 1-epimerase, translated as MGHSAAVWDCRAATEITKDWNGIDQIVLRNPRGALARVSLHGAQVTSWRNEHGEELLFTSSKAIFKAPKAIRGGIPICFPQFGTCGSLELHGFARNRMWFIDDNPPPLPANDSIGKSFVDLLLKSSEEDMKCWPHSFEFRLRVSLTTDGDLNLISRVRNINGKPFSFSFAYHTYLLVSDISEIRIEGLETLDYLDNLLQKERFTEQGDAITFESEVDRVYLSSPNIIAVLDHERKRTFVMRKEGLPDVAVWNPWDKKAKSMVDMGDEEYKQMLCVDGAIFEKPVILKPGEEWTGRLQLSVVASSFCSERLGLDRDGL; from the exons GCAGCAACTGAAATTACAAAAGACTGGAATGGAATTGATCAAATTGTGCTTCGGAACCCTCGAGGTGCTTTGGCACGG GTAAGCTTACATGGAGCACAGGTCACTTCATGGAGGAATGAGCACGGGGAAGAACTTCTATTCACAAGCAGTAAG GCGATTTTCAAGGCTCCAAAAGCAATACGAGGAGGAATTCCTATATGTTTCCCTCAG TTTGGAACCTGTGGATCTCTGGAGCTGCATGGATTTGCAAGGAACAGAATGTGGTTCATTGATGATAATCCTCCTCCTCTGCCGGCTAATGATTCCATTGGGAAATCATTTGTTGACCTTCTACTGAAATCATCCGAGGAAGATATGAAGTGCTGGCCACATAG TTTTGAGTTTCGTCTTCGGGTGTCTCTTACAACAGACGGAGATCTGAATTTGATATCACGAGTGAGGAATATCAATGGCAAGCCATTTAGTTTCTCATTTGCATATCACACGTACTTACTGGTTTCCGACATCAG CGAGATAAGGATTGAAGGTTTGGAGACACTCGACTATCTGGACAACCTTTTGCAGAAGGAACGATTCACAGAACAAGGAGATGCGATAACATTTGAATCTGAG GTTGATCGAGTTTATCTTAGCTCTCCGAACATAATTGCAGTTCTAGATCACGAGAGGAAAAGGACATTTGTTATGCGAAAGGAAGGTCTCCCTGATGTTG CTGTGTGGAATCCATGGGATAAGAAGGCAAAGTCGATGGTGGACATGGGCGACGAGGAGTATAAACAGATGCTTTGTGTTGATGGGGCAATATTTGAGAAACCGGTGATCTTGAAGCCCGGAGAGGAATGGACAGGGCGGCTGCAGCTCTCGGTTGTGGCATCAAGTTTTTGTAGTGAGCGCCTTGGTCTCGACAGAGATGGCCTCTGA